GGCGACTATGCGATTACGAATCTTGACCGCGCTGTACCAGCGACGCTAGCCGGCTGGTTGGCGCGCGCCGCCCACGCGCGGGACTTCCAACCTAACGGCGACGGCGGCCTGCCGACTACGCCTGTGTCCGTCACACTTCGCTTCACCGGCAGCGCCGGTCAAGGGTTCGGCGTGTTTTTGACCGACGGCCTACAAGTCGGCTTACAGGGAGAAGCTAACGATTCCGTTGGCAAGGGGATGAGCGGCGGGAAGATTGTCATCCGGCCGCACCCTGCCGCGCGTGGTGAGACGGAAACCAATACGCTGGTCGGCAACGCGGCGCTCTACGGCGCGACAGGCGGGACGCTTTACGTCGGCGGCTTCGCCGGCGACCGTTTCGCCGTCCGCAACAGTGGAGCCACGGCTGTTGTCCACGGCGTCGGACTGCACGCCTGCGAGTATATGACTGGCGGACTGGTGGTGATTCTGGGTCCGACCTCAAAAAACCTTGGCGCAGGGATGACTGGCGGCCGGATTTACATCTATGGCGGCGCTCCGGCGGCGCATGTCAACTGGGACTTCCTCACCGAACGCGCGCTGACGCCGGATGAAAGCGACGCGCTGCGGGCGCTGTTACTGGATTTCATGGTAGAAACAGACGGCCGCGCCGTACGCCGGTTGCTGGAGCAATGGGAAACCAGCGCCGCTCGGTTTGTCGCTTACGTACCGCGTCCACCGGATGAGCGCCGCGCCTGAAACGCGACGGGCGCAAAACGGCGTCAAGTCGTCGTCGGCCGCTCGTCCTGAACTACATTGAGCCGGGCAACGATTACAGTATGACCTATGGCAAAGGACAACTCATTTGACATCGTTTCGCAGGTTGACATGGCGGAGGTCGTCAACGCCGTCAATCAGGCGATGAAGGAAATCGGTCAACGTTTTGACTTCAAGGGCAGTCAGAGCCGGATTGACCTTGAAGGACGCGAGCTCGTGTTGACGGCGGATGACGAGTACAAGCTCAAGAGCGTCATTGACATTCTTCAGTCAAAACTCATCAAGCGCAACGTGTCGCTCAAGGCGCTCGAGTACGGCAAAGTCGAGCCGGCGGCGGGTGGAACGGTTCGACAGCGCATCAAGCTGCAACAGGGCATTCCGACCGAGAAGGCCCGCGAAATCGTTAAGTTCATCAAGGAAACCAAAGCTAAAGTGCAAGCCGCCATTCAGGGCGATATGGTGCGCGTCAGCGGCAAGGATCGGGATGTGCTGCAGGAGGTCATCGCCAAACTTCGGGCGCACGACTTCGGCATTGACATGCAGTTTACGAACTATCGCTCGAACTGACCGCTGCGGCTCGGGCCGCTAACTTGATGGGGTCGCCTAATGGACGGTTTTCTACTGGCGGCGCTGGTAAGGGAACTGAACACCGCGCTGACCCAACTTGATCGTGGGCTGCCGGTCGGCAAGGTCGCAGCGGCTGGCCGCGACGCCGTCCTGCTTGACTTACGGCGACGCGACGGACGTTGGCTGTTTCTCGCTGCCCGTCCGCACGACAGCCGCCTGCATCCGACCGACTGCCGGCCGCGTGACGCCGACGCCACAAGTGAGCCGCCGTTTGTGGCGCGGCTGCGCAAGGCGCTGCGCGGCGCGCGCCTGACGTACATCGTCAAAGCGGCAGGGGAGCGTTCGGTGACGTTGACGTTTGACGGCTTTGACGACACAGAACAGCCTACTCGCTGGCTGCTGCGCCATGACCTGACGGGCCGCTACGCCAACCTGTGGTTGCTGACCGCAGACGAAGTGGTGGTGGACGCCCTGCGTCCGTGGGATGGGACGCCGGGGGAGCCGTACCGGCATCGGGGCGGCGAAGACCGGCGGTTGACGTGGGACGCCGTGACGCCGGATGTGTTGCCGGGTTCGGCGGCGGCTTTGGAGCGCTTTCTGCTCGATCACGTACGGGGTTGTCGCCCGTCCGTGGCGCGCGAGGCGGCGTTTCGAGCGCAGTCTGCGGGAATGTGGGCGGCGTTTGAGAGCGTCCGGGCGGAGCTTCTATGCCCAACGGCGTTTTTCCTCTATGAACGGCCGGACGGCCCGGAGCTTTCGCTAGTTCGGTTGACGCATGCGCCGGAAGCGCCAGCGATGACCTTCACTTCGGCGCAGGAAGCCGCCGCCGCCTTTTTTGAACGACTAGAACACCAAACGGCGCAGTCGGAACGCCGCCGGCGTTGGCGGCGCGCGGTAACAACATGGCGTCAACGGTTGGAGCGGGCGTTGCAGAAGTTGGATGAAGCGGACGCGGCAGCGCGCGACGCCGAACAGTGGCGACGGTGGGGCGAGCTGCTGTACGCCAATTTGGCGACAGCGCGGCGGACACCCGCCGGCGTTGAGGTCGTGGACTACTACACCGAGACACAGCCGACCATCGTTATCCCGTTGGCGTCGGTGGAAGAAGACCTGACTGCCGCCGCCCAGCGTTTTTTTCAGCGCTACCAACGGGCGCAACGAACGCTGGCGGCCAACGCTGAACGACGCGCGACGCTGGAAGCCGAACTGGCCGCCGCCGTACGCCTTGAACAAATGACAGCCGCCGCCTCTGAAGCTGAGGAGGAAGCATGGTTCGCCGAGCTGTGCGCACGGCTTCCGTTTGACCTCCAACCGCGTGAGGATGCGCCAGCGGGAAAAACGCCGCGCGAGCCAAACGATTGGGCCGGGCTACGGCGGTATCGCGGTCCTGAAGGCTACGAAATCGTCGTGGGTCGAACAGCGCGCGACAATGACCGGCTGACGTTTACGCTGGCGCGTCCGCATGATCTCTGGTTGCATGCGGCGGATTATCCGGGAGCGCATGTTGTGATTCGGAACCCCCAGCGGAAAACCGTCCCGCCGCAGGTCATTCTGGCGGCGGCAGAACTGGCGGCGTACTTTTCGCAGGCGAAGCAGGCGGCGTGGGTGGATGTCCAGGTAGCGGAGCGGCGGCATGTGGCGCGTCCGCGCAAGGGAGCACCGGGAGAGGTGCTGGTGCGCGAAAGCCGGACAGTGACAGCCGCTCCGCGCGAAGTTCTCCCGCGTATGGCTTAGAAGGCTACTCA
The window above is part of the Chloracidobacterium sp. genome. Proteins encoded here:
- a CDS encoding YajQ family cyclic di-GMP-binding protein, with product MAKDNSFDIVSQVDMAEVVNAVNQAMKEIGQRFDFKGSQSRIDLEGRELVLTADDEYKLKSVIDILQSKLIKRNVSLKALEYGKVEPAAGGTVRQRIKLQQGIPTEKAREIVKFIKETKAKVQAAIQGDMVRVSGKDRDVLQEVIAKLRAHDFGIDMQFTNYRSN
- a CDS encoding NFACT RNA binding domain-containing protein is translated as MDGFLLAALVRELNTALTQLDRGLPVGKVAAAGRDAVLLDLRRRDGRWLFLAARPHDSRLHPTDCRPRDADATSEPPFVARLRKALRGARLTYIVKAAGERSVTLTFDGFDDTEQPTRWLLRHDLTGRYANLWLLTADEVVVDALRPWDGTPGEPYRHRGGEDRRLTWDAVTPDVLPGSAAALERFLLDHVRGCRPSVAREAAFRAQSAGMWAAFESVRAELLCPTAFFLYERPDGPELSLVRLTHAPEAPAMTFTSAQEAAAAFFERLEHQTAQSERRRRWRRAVTTWRQRLERALQKLDEADAAARDAEQWRRWGELLYANLATARRTPAGVEVVDYYTETQPTIVIPLASVEEDLTAAAQRFFQRYQRAQRTLAANAERRATLEAELAAAVRLEQMTAAASEAEEEAWFAELCARLPFDLQPREDAPAGKTPREPNDWAGLRRYRGPEGYEIVVGRTARDNDRLTFTLARPHDLWLHAADYPGAHVVIRNPQRKTVPPQVILAAAELAAYFSQAKQAAWVDVQVAERRHVARPRKGAPGEVLVRESRTVTAAPREVLPRMA